The DNA segment GCCGGCCGCGGAAGCCCGCGTAGGTGCCGTCGTGGAAGAAGCCGTGCGTCAGGGTCTTGGCGAGTGCGGCGAGGGGGGCCCGGGCGTAGTCCGCGTAGTAGCCCTGGCACTCGCCCGTGAGCGCGGCGTGCAGCGCGTGGTGGAAGTCGTCGCTCCACTGCGCGTGCAACCCGAGGCCGCCCTCCGCCCGCCGGGTGATGACCCGGGGGTCGTTGAGGTCCGACTCGGCGATCAGGAAGAGCGGCCTCCCCACCTCCGCGGCCAGCGCGTCCACGGCGGCCGACAACTCCTCCAGGAACGGGTACGCGCGCGTGTCGCACAGCGTGTGCACGGCGTCCAGCCGCAGGCCGTCCAGCCGGTAGTCGCGCAGCCATGCGAGGGCGCTGCCGACGAGGTACGCGCGCACCTCGTCGGAGCCGGGCGCGTCCAGGTTGACGGCGGCGCCCCAGGGCGTCTGGTGGGTCTCCGTGAAGTAGGGGCCGAACGCCGCCAGGTGGTTCCCGGACGGGCCCAGGTGGTTGTGCACGACGTCGAGCACCACGCCGAGACCGCGGCCGTGCGCCGCGTCCACGAAGCGCCCCAGCGCCTGGGGGCCGCCGTAGGGCTCGTGCACGGCCCAGGGCGCCACCCCGTCGTACCCCCAGCCGTGCCGCCCGGGGAACGGGCAGAGCGGCATCAGCTCCACGTGGGTGACCCCGAGGTCCGCCAGGTGCCCGAGGCGGGCGGCCGCCGCGTCCAGGGTGCCTTCGGGGGTGAACGTGCCCACGTGCAGCTCGTACAGCACCGCCCCCGCAAGACCCCGGCCCGCCCAGGGGGCCTGCCGGGCGTGGCGCGCGGGGTCGACGACGGCACTGAGGCCGTCCGGCCCGTCGGGCTGGCGGCGCGAGCGCGGATCGGGGCGGGGCGGGCCGCCGTTCAGGCAGAAGCCGTAGCGGGTGCCGTCCGCGGTGTCGGCCTGAGCCGTCCACCAGCCCGGGCGTGCCGGATCGCGCTCCATCCCGCGCGTGCCGTCCGTCAGTTGGAGGGCGACCCGCTCGGCCTCGGGCGCCCACACCTCGAACTCCACGATCGGCTCCCCTCGTCGGCGGGCCGGCCGCCGCGGCGCGGCCGGCACCCGGCGCCGCGGTGACCGCGCGGCGCGGGGCGGCGCCGCACCGCCCCGCCGTCCATGGTGCGCCAGACCGGGCCCCGTCGCCCTCCCTTCCCCCAGATGTCCCTCCAGGGGTGGACAACAGGAGTGCGGGTGTCCGCGGACGGTAACGAGCCCGTCGTGACTTCGCATCACCTCGCCGCGCCCCCGGTGCGTTCTCCTTCCGTACGCCCAGGTCAGTGCCGCTTTGGACGGTGGGTGCACCGTCCCCGGCTGCTGGACAGGCACCGCTGTGCTGCCTGAGAATCTCCTTGTGACCCCGCCTTCTGAGCCCGAGTCGATCCCGGCGCGGCTGTCCGACGCCGAGCGGGACAGGGCAGTGACGGCCCTCAAGGAGGCCGCTGCTCAGGGGAAGCTCTCCTACGACACGTTCCTGATCCGCATGGAGCGCGCCCTGGCCGCCCGCGAGGCCGGCGAACTCGCTCTGCTCACCGCCGATCTGCGCGGCGAGGGCCGCATGTCGCGCCTGGTGTTCGGCACGGTCAGCGCCCTGTCCGGCTTCACCATGCGGCTGGGCAACGCCTGGCGGGCCGAGCGGCTGCCGAAGCTCCTGCTGCCGGCGCCCGCCGACTCCAGGCCGCTGCGCATAGGCCGCGACCCCGGCAACAACCTGCGGCTCAGCCACGAGACCGTCTCCCTGCGGCACGCCGAACTCAGCCTCCAGAGCGGCCTGTGGGTGCTGCGCGACCTCGGCTCCACCAACGGAACCGTCGTCAACGGCCGCAGGGTGGTGGGCGCCGTCGTCGTCCGCGACGGCGATCAGGTGAGCTTCGGCCAGATGGCGTTCCGCCTGTCGGCCCGCTGACCGGCAGCGCCCCGCCCCGCCGGGTGCCCGCCCGGCGCCTCACACCGTGACGCGCGCGTGCCGTGCGGCCTCGATGACGGTACGGGCCTGATGCGCGACCTGGTGGTCCACCGGCACCCAGCGTGCCCGGAACTGCTCCGCGAAGGAGGCGCACCAGGCCGCCACGAGTCTTTCCAACCGGGGTGCCGCCCGGTCGCCCGAGTCCTCAAGGACCCTCAGCAGCATGGCCGCCGCCCGCAGGGGCAGCCGCCGGCCGAACGCGTCGATGCTGCCGATCGACGCCATCGTGGCCCCCGGCGGCGGTGGCCGCCCCCAGTCCTCCGCCAGGCCCGGCACCAGCGCGAGCACCCAGCGCGCCGCCCGCAGGAGGGGCCCGTCGGTGTCCGGCAGCCTCGGCCATGCCTCGTCTAGGACCTCCTGCACCCGCAGCGTGTCCTGCCGCAGCCTGCCCGCGATGCGGCGCAGCTCCCAGTCCGGCGCGGGGTGCGGCGACTCGTCGTCGACCAGGTCGCTCGCCCACATCGGGACCTCGACGATCGCCGTCAGGCCCCCGTAGCGGTGCGCGTGGTGCCAGGTGCTCATCCGGACGTCGTCGGGCAGGCTGGGGAAGGCGACGTCCACACCGGGCTCCGGCATGACGTGCACCCCCGGCCCCGAGGCGGGCCACCCGGCGGCGTCCGAGGCGCCCGTCTCCACCGGGATGTGCAGCTCGGCCGCCGACTTCGCGAAGGGCTCGGCGAGCCCGGGGATGTCCTTGGTGAGCTGCACCCAGCTGCCGCCCAGGTCGGTGCCGTGCAGCGACACCTGGAGGTAGGGCCGCAGCTCGTCGATGACGCCCGTGAGCGCCCTGGTCTCCGGCGGGAGCCGGTCCGGCGGCAGCACGGACGGCGACCACTCGGGCTGCTCGGGGCCCGCCGGGCGGAAGAACCGCCGGTGGTAGTCGAGCAGCGTGCGGGGCGCCGGCGTGCGGTGCAGCGCGGCGCCGTCCGGGTCCGCGCAGAGCAGGAAGTGCCAGGCGGTGTCCGCGCGAAGCTCGTCGTCCTCAAGGGCGCGCTCGGCGAGGTGCAACAGCGTGGAACCGCCCGCGGGCTCGTTGGCGTGCGCCCCCGCGACCACCAGCACCGCCTGCGCGGCGTGCCCTATGGACAGCAGGTGGAGGGGCCGTCCGGCCCGTGAGACGCCGACCTGTCGCAACAGTCCCAGATCGGGTCGGCCGGCCGCCAGTGTGCGTGCGGACGAGATCAATTCGGGCACGCTGGGATAGTGCTGCTCCATCAGGTGACTCACCCCCCAGAGGTCTGCCTGAAGGTGCGCACCGGCAGTACTTCACGCCGCGCTGCGGCGTGTCAAGGAGTGTGAAGGCATGGCTCGGTGTTGCTGCGCCCCTCGTCCCGCAGGAGCTAGAAACGTTTCTCCTACCGCTTCGGGGCGTCGGGTGCGGGTGGGTGTGGCGGGGCCGCCGGAGCACCGGCCGGGCGGTGCTCAGCCCGGCAGCGCCGCGGTGAGATCGACCTCCACGAGCTGCCCGCGGAAGCCGAGCGAGGCCACTCCGAGGAGCGTGGCGGCGGTCCTGAACGCCGGGCCGAGCACCGAGCGGTTCAGACGGTGCCACGCCGCGCCGAGGACGGCGGACTCGTCGCCGCACACGTAGACGACGGACCTGACGACGTCCTCGGGACGGGCCGCGACCGCGGCCAGAGCGGCCACGGCGTTCGCCGCGACCTGGTCGATCTGGTCGTTCAGCGACTCGGGGCCCACCAGGTCTCCGTTGGCGTCGAGGGGGCACTGCCCGGCCAGATACGCCGTGCGGCCCGCCTCCACGACGGTGATGTGGTGGTAGCCGGGGGTGGGATGGAGCTGCTCGGGGTTGACGAGGGCGATCCGTGGATTCGCCGGAGGGCGCGGGCTCGCCGGGGTCGGCTGGTTCGCCGGGGTCCGTGGGCTCATCCGGGTGAGTCTGGCGCGGATGGCCCCGTGCACGCGCCCCCTTTTTTTCTACGGCCGCTGGGCGGAAGCTGGTTCACCGCGTCCCGGGGAGCCGTCCCGTGCCTCCCCTCGCCCCACTCCTCACGGGTCGCCCAGCACGCCCCCGGACGCGCCCTCCACGCGTTCCAGGAGAGCCACCGGCGCCCCGCGGAACAGGTCCTCAAGGAGGATGCTCCCGGTGAACTCGTGGCCGATGGCCAGCAGGTCGTGCCAGTGGCCCTCGGGCAGCGTGAGACGGGTTCCGCGCCAGCCGCCCGCCTCCGCCAGGCGGAGGGAGAGGCGGGTCACGGCTGTCAGTACCGCACCGGTGCGCAGGAAGGCCAGGCAGTGGGCGGCGGCCGGGCCGGCGGCCTCCAGCGGGCGGTAGGACGCCGCTTCGCCGAACACCGCGGGGCGCCGGGCGCGTAGCCGCAGGGCTGCCGCGGTGAGGGCCGCCTTCTCGGCGGAGAGGGAGGCGGGGACCGGGCTGGTCGTGCCGGTGGTCCCGCCCGTCCGCCGTGGCTCCCGCCCGTCGCCGCCGAACGTCCCGGGCAGGCGCGCCGGGACGCGGTTGTCCGGGTCCACCAGCGCCCGGTAGTCGTGTTCCGTGCCCTGGTAGAGGTCGGGCACGCCCGGCATGGTCAGGTGCAGCAAGGCGGCGCCCAGGACGCGGGCGCGGACATGGGGGGCGAGGGTGGCCGCGAAGCGGGTCACCAGGCGGTGCGCCGGGGCGCCGCCGGGGCCGGCCGCGGCGAAGCCGGCCACCGCCTTCTCGTACGTCTCGTCCGGCTCGGTCCAGGTGGTGTCGAGGCCCGCCTCGCGCACGTGCTTGAGCAGCGCCGCCCGTATGCGGGCGGTCTCGGGGCCGCGGGGGTCGGCGAGCGCGACGGCCGTCTGCCAGGCCGCCCAGGCGAGGCCCGCGCCGGGGACTGACGCGCCGTCGGCGGCGGTGAGCGCGTTCGCCTCGTCGAGGAGCGCGGCGAACCGCTCGGGGCACTCGGTGAGCAGCGCGATCCTGGCGCGCGCGTCGGCGCTGCGCTTGGTGTCGTGCGTCGACAGGACGGTGCCGGTCAGCGGCCACGCGCGCTGCACGCGCGCGCAGTGCGCGTGGAAGGCGGCCGGCGGCAGCGCGGGCAGGCCCGGGTCGCCGCCCACCTCGGCCGCCGAGAGCAGCGGCCCGTACCGGTAGAACGCCGTGTCCTCCACGGCCTTGGCCCGCAGCGCGGACGCGGTCTGCGCGAACCGCGCCCGGAACTCCTCGCCGTCCCGGCCCGTCCCGAGCCTGCCCAGCACCAGGTCCCGCACCACGTCCACGGCCGCCGCCTCCTCCGGCACCGCGAAAGCGCCCTTGGCGTCCTCGGCGGCCTCCCGGGACAGCACCCACCCGGCGTCGGTGTCGTCGTAGGGGCGGTAGACGGGCAGCCGGACCAGCAGCTCGCGGAGGGCGGTGCGCAGCGCCCAGGGCGCATGGTCGCGGAGTCCCGGGTCCGCGGCGCAGACGCGTGCGCACGCGCGCGTAAGGCGCTCCACTTCAGCGGCCAGCTCCTCGGCGACGACCTGCCGGGCGGCGCGCCGTACCGTGGCGGCCCACTCGCCGCCCCGGTCCGCGGGCGCCGCCACGCGGGCGCGGTACAGGGCGAGCAGTTCGAGGGCGCCCTCCGGGTCGGTGAGCACCCCGTCGACCTGGCGCAGGGCGTCGTAGCCCGTGGTGCCCGCGACCGGCCAGGCGGCGGGCAGCCGCTCCCCGTCCGCGAGGATCTTCTCGACCACCGTCCAGCGGCCCCCGCAGGCCTTGTGCAGCCGCCGCAGGTAGCCGCCGGGGTCGGCGAGCCCGTCAGGGTGGTCGACGCGCAGGCCGTCCAGCACGCCCTCGTCGAGCAGGCCGAGCACCTTGGCGTGCGTCAGCCGGAACACCTCGGGGTCCTCCACGCGCACCCCGATCAGCTCGGAGACGGTGAAGAAGCGCCGGTAGTTCAGCTCGGTCCTGGCCAGCCGCCACCAGCACAGCCGGTACCACTGGGCGTCCAGCAGCCGCGGCAGCGGCAGGCGCTCGGTGCCCTCGCGGAGCGGGAGGACCTGCTCGCCGTAGCGCAGGCATGGCCCGCCGTCCGCCGCACCGTCGAAGGCCCGCCCGGCCCCCGCCCGCCGGCCGCCCGCCATGTCTGCCGCCGGCTCCCCGCCCGCCGTGCCCGCCGCCGCGGCGTACGGACCGGCACGTCCCGCCCCCGTGAGGCGCAGTTCGTCCAGCTCCCCGCCGAGCGGGCCGGCCAGCACAGGCAGCAGCACCTGACCGCCGCCCGCCTCCCAGTCGATGTCGAACCAGCGCCCGTACGGGCAGTCCGGGCCCTGCCTGAGCACCTCCCAGAGCGCGCGGTTGTACCGCGGTACGGCCGCCATGTGGTTCGGCACGATGTCCACGACGAGCCCCAGGCCATGCGCGCGTGCCGTGCGCGACAGCGCCCTCAGGCCCTCCTCGCCGCCGAGTTCGCCCCGTACGCGCGCGTGGTCGACGACGTCGTAGCCGTGCGCCGATCCGGGGACCGCCTCAAGCACCGGCGAAAGGTGCAGGTGCGAGACGCCGAGGCCGGCCAGGTACGGCACGGCGCCAGCGGCGGCCGCGAACGGGAAGGCGGGCTGGAGCTGGAGCCGGTACGTGGCGGTGGGCACCCGCACCTCGGGCCCGGCGGACACAGGGGTCATGCGCACGTAGCTACCGCAGTCGGGGGCCGGGCGCCCGCCGGGTGAGCCACCCGGGTGAGTCACCCGGCCAGGCAGGCCGCAGTCCTCAGAGCACCTCGCCGCCCCCTCAAGCGGGCCGCTGGAGCACCGTCAGACTGCGGTCGACCAGGGCCAGGCGGTCGCCGGCCTTCACCTTGGGGCCGGTGCCGGGCCGGATGCCGTCCGAGCGTGCCGTGTCGACGACCACCTCCCACTGGTGGCCGTGGTTGACCGGCACGACGAATTCCAGCGGCTCCGGGGAGGCGTTGAACATCAGCAGGAAGGAGTCGTCCTTGATCCGCTCCCCGCGCGGTCCCGGTTCGGAGATGGCGTTCCCGTTCAGGAACACCGTCAGGGCGCTGGCCTGTGCCGCGCTCCAGTCGCGCCGTTTCATCTCCTCACCCTCAGGGGTGAACCAGGCGATGTCGGAGAGGTCGTCGTGGGTGCCCTGCACCGGCCGGCCGTGGAAGAACCGGCGCCTGCGGAAGACGGGGTGGTCGCGGCGGAGCCAGACCATCGCGCGGGTGAAGGCGAGACGCCGCTCCCGGGTCTCCGGGTCGCCGTCCTCCCAGGGCACCCAGGTCAGCTCGCCGTCCTGGCAGTAGGCGTTGTTGTTGCCGCGCTGCGTGCGGGCGAACTCGTCCCCGTGGCTGAGCATCGGCACGCCCTGGGAGAGCATCAGCGTGGCGACGAAGTTCCGCATCTGCCGCTCGCGCAGCTCCAGCACGGCGGGATCGTCGCTCTCGCCCTCCTCCCCGCAGTTCCACGACCGGTTGTGGCTCTCACCGTCCCGGCTGTTCTCGCCGTTCGCCTCGTTGTGCTTGTGGTTGTAGGCGACCAGGTCGTGCAGGGTGAAGCCGTCGTGGCAGGTGACGAAGTTGATGGAGGCCAGCGGGCGCCTGCCGTCGTCCTGGTAGAGGTCGGAGGAGCCGGTCAGCCGGGAGGCGAACTCGGCGAGGGTGCGCGGCTCGCCCCGCCACAGGTCGCGCACGGTGTCCCGGTACTTGCCGTTCCACTCGGTCCACAGCGGCGGGAAGTTGCCCACCTGGTAGCCGCCCTCGCCGACGTCCCAGGGCTCGGCGATCAGCTTGACCTGCGAGACCACCGGGTCCTGCTGCACCAGGTCGAAGAACGACGACAGCCGGTCCACCTCGTGGAACTGCCGCGCCAGCGTCGCCGCCAGGTCGAACCGGAAGCCGTCCACGTGCATCTCGGTGACCCAGTAGCGCAGCGAGTCCATGATCAGCTGGAGGACGTGCGGCGAGCGCATCAGCAGGGAGTTCCCGGTGCCTGTCGTGTCCATGTAGTACCGGGGGTCCTCGGTGAGGCGGTAGTACGAGGTGTTGTCCAGGCCGCGGAACGACAGCGTCGGCCCCAGGTGGTTGCCCTCGGCGGTGTGGTTGTAGACCACGTCCAGGATGACCTCGATGCCCGCCTCGTGCAGGGAGCGGACCGCCGACTTGAACTCCAGCACCTGCTGTCCGCGGTCGCCCCAGGAGGCGTAGGCGTTGTGCGGGGCGAAGAAGCCGATCGTGTTGTAGCCCCAGTAGTTGTTGAGGCCCATCTCCACCAGCCGGTGGTCGTTGACGAACTGGTGTACGGGCATCAGCTCCAGCGCCGTCACCCCCAGCTCCGTGAGGTGCTCCAGGATCGCGGGGTGGGTCAGCGCCGCGTAGGTGCCGCGCAGCTCCTCGGGGAGCGCCGGGTGCGTCATCGTCAGGCCCTTCACATGGGCCTCGTAGATCACCGTGCGGTGGTACGGGGTGCGCGGCGGGCGGTCGTCGCCCCAGTCGAAGTACGGGTTGACGACGACGGACGTCATGGTGTGCGGCGCGGAGTCCATGTCGTTGCGCCGGTCCGGGGCGCCGAACGGGTAGTCGTACACCTCCTCGCCCCAGGAGACCTGGCCGCTGACCGCACGCGCGTACGGGTCGAGCAGGAGCTTCGCCGGATTGCACCGGAGGCCGCGCTCGGGTGCGAACGGGCCGTGCACCCGGAAGCCGTACCGCTGCCCCGGCATGATCCCGGGCAGGTAGGCGTGCCGCACGAACGCGTCCGTCTCGCGCAGCTCCACCGCCGTCTCCGTGCCGTCGTCGGCGAGCAGGCACAGCTCGACACGCTGGGCGGTCTCCGAGAAGACCGCGAAGTTGGTCCCGGCGCCGTCGTACGTGGCGCCGAGGGGGTACACCTGTCCAGGCCAGACCTGCATGGATACGAGCCCTCCGCTCCCGGCCCCTGGGGCCATTGCGCCCAGAGTCTCCCGGAAAGCGGCCGGACGTCCTACGAAATCGGCCGCACAGGCGGTATGACCACCCATCCGCACACGGCCGGCGGAACGGAATCGTACGTTTCGGCGACGCCGGCGGGCCTCCGCGAGCGCCCGGAGCGGCGCCGGGCGGTCCGCGGGCCCCTTTTCCGGCGGTGCCCGGCGTTCCGGTTTCCGGACCGGCGCCGGTCGTGGCCGGCATGCCCCCGAAGGCGTCGGGAAGGGGCGCGGGAGTCGCCTGGGGATCGAAGAAAACGATCAAAAAGAGAACCGGACGATCATCTTTGCGGCACCGCCGGACCCCCTCCGCGCCCCTGCTCCGCCACGGCCCCCCGGGTCGTCCGAGCGGCCTCGCGGGGGGACTACAGTGAGGACCGCTCACCCGGTCACGTGCCCTTCACGGGAACGGCCACGCCGAGGGCGGGAGTTGAGAAAAGAGGGTGCACTTCCGGCTGCACCGCCCGCCGCTCGCGGAGTACCCTTCCTTGATCGTTGAACGGGGCGGGGCTCGGGGGAGCGGAAGGCGGTGCGCGGGTGAGCTCGGGAGGGCTGGAGCTGCCCCCTGGTGAGGATGGTCACGAGGGGAGCTCCACGGACAACCCACCCGCTGGCGTGTCCCTGGCCCGGCCGGTCGAGATGGGCGCCCAGATCGGCCCCGAACTGGACTGGGGGGCCGACGTCTGGAGCGAGGTGCGCACCCGCGCCCAGCGCGCCGGCCGCGCCTACATCTGGCTGAACCTCGTCGAGCAGCGGCTGCGCGCCGTCGTCGCCGCCGTCCTGCGCCCCATCTACGAGCCCGTGCACGGCGAGGAGGACTGGGTCGTCGCGGCCGCCGGGCCCGCGGGCCAGGAGTGGGTGCAGCGGGCCGTCGCGGTGCGCGAGGTGAGCCGCCGCAAGGGCTACCTGCTGGACCCCGCCGACGACAACGTCGTCAGCTTCCTGACGCTCCCGCAGCTCCGCGAGCTGATGGTCCAGCACTGGCCCTGCTTCGAGCCCTACGTGGACGACCGCCGCGACGTCGAGCTCGCCCTGGACGAGCTGGAGGTCGCACGGAACGTCGTCTCCCGCAACCGCGCCCTGTCCGAGACCGTCCTCGCGCAGGCCGAGCGCGCCTCCGCAAGGCTGCTGGAGATCCTCGGCGCCGGCTCCGACCTGCCCTCCGCGCGGCGGCTGCCCATCGACGCCGTCGAGGACCTGGTGGGCGACCGGTACGCGGACGTCGTCGGGGTGCACCAGGACCGGGTGCGGCTGCTGCGGCAGTTCCCGGCCGAGGACATCTTCGGCGAGGCGCGGCGCGTCGACGCCATCGGGATAGGCCTGAACCTCCTGGTGCAGAACTTCTCCGGGCGCCGGCTGATGAGGCTCGGGGAGTCCGGCTGCCGGGTGCGGCTGCTCTTCCTCAACCCCGCGAGCAGCGCGGTCAAGCGCCGCGAGCGCGAACTCTCCCTCAAGCGGGGCGAGCTGAGCCGCACGGTGGAGATGAACATCCTGCACATGCGGCGGGTGCGCGCCCGGCTGCGCGACCCGGGCGCCTTCGAGATCCACGTCTTCGACGAGACGCCCCGCTTCACGGCCTACCTGGTCGACGGCGACGGCGCGGACGGCGTGGCCGTGGTCCAGTCCTACCTGCGCAAGTCCCGCGGCATGGAGACACCCGTCTTCGTGCTGCGCGGCGGCGGGCGGCTGGTGAAGCCGGGGGAGGCCGCCTCCGTGCCCGAGGGCAGCCTGTTCGCGACCTACCGCGAGGAGTTCGAGCAGGCCTGGTCCGACTCCCGGCCGGTCTCCTGACGTCTGGCCGGTGTCCTTTCGTCTGCCCCGCCTTCCGACGTCCGCCCGGTCTCCTCACGTCCGCCGGTCTCCTGACATCCCGTCCGCCGCGGCCCGGCGGCTCCCGGCACAAGCGGAATGCCGTCATCTGATTGTCAGTGGCCCGTGCGAAGGTGGAATCACTCGGGGACGCACCACGTCAGGCGCGTGCCGGAGGCCTTCGCGCGCCGCTGTGGCGTGCCGCCCAAGCGGCGGCATCGCGGCGGCTGCCGCCGGGCGGGAGTGTGGGCCCGCCCGCGGGGCGAGGGCGCTGTCGGGGACCGACTGTCGGGAACCACACGAGGGGGACGCATGGCCTGGCACACGGAACTGCTCATCGGCTTCGACCTGGAGACCACGGGGACGGACCCGGCCCGGGCCCGGATCGTCACGGGCGCGGTGATCGAGATCGGCGACGGCCGGCCGCTCGGCCGCAAGGAGTGGCTGGCCGACCCGGGCGTCCCCATCCCCCCGGAGGCGACGGCGGTGCACGGCATCAGCGACGCACGCGCGGCCACGGGCCGGCCGGCCGACGAGGTCGCCGACGCCATGGCGAGCGTCCTGTGCGACGCCTGGCGGACCGGCACTCCGGTCGTCGCGTACAACGCCACCTTCGACCTCACCCTGCTCGCCGCCGAACTCCGCAGGCACGGCCTGCCCTCGCTCCGGGACCGGCTGGACGGCGCCGACCCGTCCCCGGTCATCGACCCGTACACCATCGACCGCACCGTGGACCGCTACCGCCGTGGCAAGCGCACCCTCGAAGCGGTCTGCGCCGAGTACGGCGTGCCGCTGGAAGGCGCCCATGACGCCGCGGCCGACGCCCTGGCCGCTGCCCGGCTCGCCTGTGCGATAGCCGCCCGGCACCCCAAGGTCGCCGCCCTGCCGGCCGCGGAGCTGCACCGCCGGCAGATCCGCTGGTCGGCCCACCGCGCGGCCGACTTCCAGGCCTACCTCCGCCGCCAGGGCGACGCCACAGCGGTGACAGACGGCCGCTGGCCCCTGCGGGAACTCGCCGACCCGGCCGCCTGACGGCCCGCGGCGGCCGGGCCCGGGACCGGCCGGGCCGGGCACTCGCGTCCGAGCGGAGACGGGGTGCCCCACGGGGCGAGCCGCGGCGGGCCACCTCAGAGGCCGTGGTCGCCGCCGGCCACGGCGTGGAGTCGCGGCGGGCGGGCCCTGGGGTCCGGTCCGCGGTGGGGCACCCCGCGTCGTTCAGGGTGCCCCACCGAGGCGGTGTCCCACTGATCCGCCTGATCCGCCGGGTCTCAGTGGTCCGCCGCGCGGAGCCACACCGTCGTGTCGGGCGGCAGATTGCTGCCCGCGACCTCGCTGCTCGCCAGCACCACATCCCCGGCGGGCAGCGGCACGGAGGTCGCGGAGAGATTCGTCAGGCAGTGCCAACCGGAGGAGCGGACGAAGTGCAGGACGTCATCCGGCGCCGGAACCCACGTCAGGGTCTCGTCGCCGAGCAGCTTGCGGCGCAGCCGCAGTGCCGAGCGGTACAGCTCCAGCGTGGAGCCCTCCACACCCTCCTGCGCCTCGACCGAGAGCGGCCCGAAGACCGCGGGCTGCGGCAGCCAGGCGCCCCCGGGGCCGAAGCCGTACGACGGCCCCGAGCGGGTCCACGGCAGCGGCACCCGGCAGCCGTCGCGGCCCTTGCGGCTGCGCCCCGACTGCTCCCACACCGGATCCTGCAGGACCTCGGCGGGCAGCTCGGCGACCTCCGGAAGCCCCAGCTCCTCCCCCTGGTAGAGGTACGAGGACCCGGGCAGCGCCAGCATCAGCAGCGTCGCCGCGCGGGCCCGGCGCCGCCCCAGCGCGGGGTCCGCCATCGGCTCGGTGCCGTCCGACAGCAGCCAGGCACCCAGGTCGGTGCCGGCCGGCAGGGCGAGGCGGGAGGCGTGCCGCACCACGTCGTGGTTGGAGAGCACCCAGGTCGCGGAGGCCCCCGCGGCCTGCGCGGTCTCCAGCGAGGTGGCGATCACCTCCCGCAGCTTCACGGTCGACCAGTCCGTCTGCAGGTACTCGAAGTTGAAGGCCTGCCCCAGCTCGTCGGCCCGCGTGTACAGCACTCTGCGGGCGTTCTTCACCCACGCCTCGGCCACGGCCATCCGAGGCGGCGTGTACGAGTCGAGGACCTTGCGCCAGTCGCGGTAGATGTCGTGCACCTCGTCGCGGTCGTAGTACGGGTG comes from the Streptomyces sp. TS71-3 genome and includes:
- the glgX gene encoding glycogen debranching protein GlgX; translated protein: MQVWPGQVYPLGATYDGAGTNFAVFSETAQRVELCLLADDGTETAVELRETDAFVRHAYLPGIMPGQRYGFRVHGPFAPERGLRCNPAKLLLDPYARAVSGQVSWGEEVYDYPFGAPDRRNDMDSAPHTMTSVVVNPYFDWGDDRPPRTPYHRTVIYEAHVKGLTMTHPALPEELRGTYAALTHPAILEHLTELGVTALELMPVHQFVNDHRLVEMGLNNYWGYNTIGFFAPHNAYASWGDRGQQVLEFKSAVRSLHEAGIEVILDVVYNHTAEGNHLGPTLSFRGLDNTSYYRLTEDPRYYMDTTGTGNSLLMRSPHVLQLIMDSLRYWVTEMHVDGFRFDLAATLARQFHEVDRLSSFFDLVQQDPVVSQVKLIAEPWDVGEGGYQVGNFPPLWTEWNGKYRDTVRDLWRGEPRTLAEFASRLTGSSDLYQDDGRRPLASINFVTCHDGFTLHDLVAYNHKHNEANGENSRDGESHNRSWNCGEEGESDDPAVLELRERQMRNFVATLMLSQGVPMLSHGDEFARTQRGNNNAYCQDGELTWVPWEDGDPETRERRLAFTRAMVWLRRDHPVFRRRRFFHGRPVQGTHDDLSDIAWFTPEGEEMKRRDWSAAQASALTVFLNGNAISEPGPRGERIKDDSFLLMFNASPEPLEFVVPVNHGHQWEVVVDTARSDGIRPGTGPKVKAGDRLALVDRSLTVLQRPA
- a CDS encoding SAV2148 family HEPN domain-containing protein; its protein translation is MSSGGLELPPGEDGHEGSSTDNPPAGVSLARPVEMGAQIGPELDWGADVWSEVRTRAQRAGRAYIWLNLVEQRLRAVVAAVLRPIYEPVHGEEDWVVAAAGPAGQEWVQRAVAVREVSRRKGYLLDPADDNVVSFLTLPQLRELMVQHWPCFEPYVDDRRDVELALDELEVARNVVSRNRALSETVLAQAERASARLLEILGAGSDLPSARRLPIDAVEDLVGDRYADVVGVHQDRVRLLRQFPAEDIFGEARRVDAIGIGLNLLVQNFSGRRLMRLGESGCRVRLLFLNPASSAVKRRERELSLKRGELSRTVEMNILHMRRVRARLRDPGAFEIHVFDETPRFTAYLVDGDGADGVAVVQSYLRKSRGMETPVFVLRGGGRLVKPGEAASVPEGSLFATYREEFEQAWSDSRPVS
- a CDS encoding exonuclease domain-containing protein, whose protein sequence is MAWHTELLIGFDLETTGTDPARARIVTGAVIEIGDGRPLGRKEWLADPGVPIPPEATAVHGISDARAATGRPADEVADAMASVLCDAWRTGTPVVAYNATFDLTLLAAELRRHGLPSLRDRLDGADPSPVIDPYTIDRTVDRYRRGKRTLEAVCAEYGVPLEGAHDAAADALAAARLACAIAARHPKVAALPAAELHRRQIRWSAHRAADFQAYLRRQGDATAVTDGRWPLRELADPAA
- a CDS encoding glycoside hydrolase family 13 protein; the encoded protein is MSSQDPDWWRQAVVYQVYPRSFADADGDGIGDIPGITARLGHLATLGVDALWLSPFYPSELKDGGYDVADYRDVDPRLGTLDDFDTMVAEAHRLGIKVIIDIVPNHSSDQHVWFQEALAAGPGSPARDRYVFRDGRGDGGELPPTDWEANFGGSVWQRVPDGQWYLHLFAPEQPDFNWANEEVRADFRTTLRFWSDRGVDGFRIDVAHGLTKDLADPLRDLGPDQHRGLQNEVPDGTHPYYDRDEVHDIYRDWRKVLDSYTPPRMAVAEAWVKNARRVLYTRADELGQAFNFEYLQTDWSTVKLREVIATSLETAQAAGASATWVLSNHDVVRHASRLALPAGTDLGAWLLSDGTEPMADPALGRRRARAATLLMLALPGSSYLYQGEELGLPEVAELPAEVLQDPVWEQSGRSRKGRDGCRVPLPWTRSGPSYGFGPGGAWLPQPAVFGPLSVEAQEGVEGSTLELYRSALRLRRKLLGDETLTWVPAPDDVLHFVRSSGWHCLTNLSATSVPLPAGDVVLASSEVAGSNLPPDTTVWLRAADH